Sequence from the Armatimonadota bacterium genome:
CTTCGCGGTCACCCCCCCGCGCGGCGGCGCTTGACCGCGGAACCCCTTACCGTTACAATGAGGAGCTGACGAAAATAACTATCAAGCCCGCCGCTCGCCGGGCGGCGCGCGGTCAGGTGGTAAGGAGCAGGGATTGGGGGAGCACCTAAAGGGCAACTGCCTCTCGCGCATTCGCAGTATGGCAAGGGTGGAGGGCGCGATTACGGACAGGGTATCCCGCTTTGTCTTGGCGCATCCCGGGGACGCGGTCGGGCTCACGATCTCCAAGCTGGCGACGAAGGCGGGCGCCAGCGTGGCGACCGTGAGTCGATTCTGCACTGGCCTGGGTTATGAGAACTACCGGGCCTTTCAGATTGACCTCGCTGCCAGCCTTGCTGCCAACGAAGCGGCGGTGTCGGATGTTTTCGGCCCCGGTGACAAGCCGGCAACCATCGTCGAACGTGTCTTCGAGATGAACCGCCAGAGCTTGCTTGATACCGAAGCGCTGCTCGAGCGCGAAAAGGTCAATGCGGTGGCGAAGCTTCTGATGCGGGCGCGGCGTCTGTTTCTCATCGGCATCGGCGACTCGGGCCTGATCGCCAAGTCGGCGGCGCTGCGCTTTGGGAGCCTGGCCATTGCCACCCACGCGATCACCGATCCCTATGAGGGGGTGCTCCTGCTGTCGTCGGCCACTTCCCGAGACGTAGCCGTCGGCATCAGCCATACGGGTAGAACCGCGGTGACGACGAACTTGCTACAGCTTGCTCAGCGCAAGCGAGCCCGCACCATCGGGATTACCAACTATGCTGACTCGACGCTGGCGGCGCTGTCCGAATTCACGCTGCTTACCTCCTTTCGGGAGCGCAGAGTCAACGCCGCGGTCTCGTCCTCGGCGATTGCCCAGATGTGCCTGTTGGACGCGATCTACTTCCTGATCGCCTACTACCAAGGCGCCAAGGCGCAGGACTTAGCATCCGAGATCGAGCGGGTCGCGGAGGACTCGCTGCGGGCGAAAGCATGACGATGAAGGCGGCGCAACGTTTTCTGGCATTCGACCTCGGCGCCTCCAGCGGCCGCGCGATCGTGGGGGAGTTCGATGGGGCGCGCGTGACGTGCCGGGAGCTGACGCGCTTTGCCAACGAGCCGGTGCAGGTGCGCGACGATCTTCACTGGGATGTGCTGGCACTCTTCAGGGAGATCAAGCGCGGCCTGGGCGAATACGCCCGGCGGTACGGCTCCGCTGCGAACGGCATCGGTATTGACACGTGGGGGGTTG
This genomic interval carries:
- a CDS encoding MurR/RpiR family transcriptional regulator; translated protein: MGEHLKGNCLSRIRSMARVEGAITDRVSRFVLAHPGDAVGLTISKLATKAGASVATVSRFCTGLGYENYRAFQIDLAASLAANEAAVSDVFGPGDKPATIVERVFEMNRQSLLDTEALLEREKVNAVAKLLMRARRLFLIGIGDSGLIAKSAALRFGSLAIATHAITDPYEGVLLLSSATSRDVAVGISHTGRTAVTTNLLQLAQRKRARTIGITNYADSTLAALSEFTLLTSFRERRVNAAVSSSAIAQMCLLDAIYFLIAYYQGAKAQDLASEIERVAEDSLRAKA